In a genomic window of Gossypium arboreum isolate Shixiya-1 chromosome 7, ASM2569848v2, whole genome shotgun sequence:
- the LOC108470466 gene encoding pathogen-associated molecular patterns-induced protein A70-like, with amino-acid sequence MLGFIASWLTPTSLFLFLNVVIGTIFLISNLSPPKPPPHDRGEYYSAPPLQRTPSLLDRVKSVNFSTFKFSLPNPDFADDYHHRQEDNNLEPHPLERAPSILERVKSINLSLYKYPPQNPDPVYVEPSLTRAPSLLQRVTSFYRSDSGKLNTETVDHPETDEPGSTKPEHNNNKNNVKQMKKSASEKTTERAEEDEEEVEKRRPVTTRIEKTTSFGDGDDQGVDAKADDFINRFKQQLKLQRLDSLLRYRDMLKSRSSN; translated from the coding sequence ATGTTGGGTTTTATAGCCAGCTGGTTGACGCCGACGTCTTTGTTCCTCTTCCTCAACGTAGTCATCGGCACCATCTTCCTTATTTCCAATTTATCTCCTCCCAAACCACCGCCTCACGACCGCGGAGAATACTACTCAGCTCCACCACTCCAGCGAACTCCGTCGTTGCTCGACCGGGTCAAGTCAGTTAACTTTTCGACTTTCAAATTTTCTCTCCCGAACCCGGATTTCGCTGACGATTATCATCACCGACAGGAGGATAACAACTTAGAGCCACACCCGCTCGAGCGAGCACCGTCGATTCTCGAACGGGTCAAGTCTATTAACTTATCCCTCTACAAATACCCACCTCAAAACCCGGACCCAGTTTACGTCGAACCGTCCCTAACCCGAGCACCGTCGTTGTTACAGCGAGTCACCTCCTTTTACAGATCCGACTCCGGTAAACTAAACACAGAAACGGTTGACCACCCTGAAACAGATGAACCCGGTTCAACCAAACCCGAGCACAACAACAACAAGAACAACGTAAAGCAAATGAAGAAATCGGCGAGTGAGAAAACAACGGAAAGAGCCGAAGAAGACGAAGAAGAAGTGGAAAAGAGACGACCGGTGACTACGAGGATAGAGAAAACGACGTCTTTCGGAGACGGCGACGATCAAGGCGTCGATGCCAAAGCCGATGATTTCATCAATCGATTCAAGCAACAGTTGAAGTTACAAAGACTGGATTCCCTGTTACGTTATAGGGACATGCTCAAGTCAAGGTCTAGCAACTAA